The sequence TAGCCAACATTGGGAAGTTAAACGCACGTAGATGCCTGAAACAAAGTCCCCCATGCTCATTTCGGTGACACAAGTTCTCCTAAAAAGTCCAATGAATTTGTTTTTTCCCCTTCAGATTTGAACCCCATATGAATTCATCATCCATTGTAGCTCCTCACATAGAAATAGGGATTAAAAACATACTCATACAAAACCCAGGAATCATTTATGAAgcaaattttaataaaacttcCTTACCTACCTGTGAGAGTATCTTACCATACCAACCAAATATTCTATGCCACAACCAACTTTTAAATAGCAAAAAATAGCCCTTTTTATTTCAACCCATCATAGTAGGAAGCCCCAAGTAACGACTCATATCTAGAATCTGATGGATCCCCTTCGGAACCTTCTGACTAAAGAAGATTCTCAATCTTTGGTAGTTAATCGCTTGCCCCTGAGTCCACCTCATACTTGTCTAGAATTGCTTTTAACAAAATAGCCTATTGTTCATGAGCCCCACAAAAAAGCAAAATGTTATCTGCAAACATTAGATGCGATATAGATGGAGCATTGCGTGTAACCTGACAACCTAATAAGGCATTTTACATTTGATCCTGATTTAATAGTTGAGAGAGGCTCTCAacacaaatgatataaagataAGGCGAGAGAGGATCACCCTATCAAAGACCACATTCCGGAATAAAATACTCTACCATGTTTCCATTTACCAAAATCATATATAAAATTGAAGTCACGCACATCATCAACCACTTAACCCAAGAAGAATGGAAACCCAATTTCTCCATCATATAGTTTGCAAGAAACCCCATCAAACACTTTGATAAGCTTTACATATATCAATCTTCACCGAACCGAACCATCTTTACCTCTCTACTTACACTTCATCGAGTGAATAAATTCAAAAGCTGAAATAATATTGTTAATAATTAAACGACCCGGTACACAAGCCAACTGCTCTTTAGAGATAATATTAGGTAGAATGTCCTACAACATATTGGCCAACACCCTGGAGATAATTTTATACAAAATAGTAGAGAGAGCGATATGCTAAAAGTCTCCAACACTAGTAGGTGAGTCGACCTTTGGAATGAGCACAATATTCATACTAGCAAGTGAAGGGGGAAAGATGCTGCTTCCAACCACTCGACCCTGACTTTAAAGATCGCATCCCTGATAATCAGTCAAATTTTTTGGAAGAAACCCGGACATAGCCCATCTGGCCTCAGAGATTTGTCGGGGTGCATTTCAAAAGTCGTTGTCTTAAATTCTTCCAAAGAAAAGGGACGAAGCAAAACGACATTATCTTCATTGCTAACTCGAGAGCAAACATAATCAACATTTAAATCAACCTCACCAACCCTTTCTTGAAAAATATCGAAAGAATAAGCTAATACTGCTGCCTCGATGTTCGAGGCTTCCTCAACTCACGAGTCATCCCTGAGTTGCAACCACGGGATTCGATTCAGATGTTTCTAATGTAAAACACTAACATGAAAAAACTTATATTTTTCGGTCCCTTCCTGATGACCATTCAGATTTTGAACGTTGCTTCCAATATATATTTTATGGCAAGTGAAGCTCGCTAGGGATGTGGATCAGTGTGGTTTAAAACGCACACCGATCCGAATCGATTGAATTCGATTTTTCGATTCGTTTATTTTGACACTTCGGTTCAGTATCAGTTTTAGGTGCATTTtggtattcggttcggtttgataaaaaatataaaaaaaaccgaATCGCACCAAATTACACATATTCtatattattttagtttttttttttaatattgttgagataataagtcaatataaatatattttgaaagtatttcaattttgtttttgttgttgagATAAATGCAATAAGAAAATATAGTAATTTTGGATCGTCACGAGTGTGATGTGCCTCCTGTAGGCCTCCAGGATATTCTGAGTGCGGATCGGCTTGGACGTTCCACACGTCGGAGTATCAACTTTTAATTTTCTTTCTGTTTGCTCTGGGCTCGGCCCTCCTTTGTTACCAAAAAATTATTTCTATGCGGTTCTAAACTGATGCATACCCCTCAAGCTGGCTACTAAACTGTATAATTTATACAACTTGGAACCTAATATTAGGTACCTTCCTAGTTAAATAATGggagaattacaaaactaacacTTTTCAAGAGGgtagtttacatttctagctcattttaaaaaactaaccaaaactaacacatttcaacaagTAACTTTCAAGtttaccctcatcttcttccttaacaTAACTGTGTGTCTTTgtcttcccccccccccccccccccccatctCTCTTTCTCGCGCTTTCTCTCTATAAAGAACAGAACAATCTACAGAACGACTACgaatactacaacaatcaatctaacCCACAGTTCATACAATAAAATTTCTacaatcatataagtttttCCATTGATTTTTAGTTTCATTGAAAAGATTTAAATCTTAGTCCATTCATCGTTAAGATCTAGCAGGTTGTTTCTCTACaacccaatgtatattgtttctcttcatttttcatatttttactgATCGTGTGAACCCCAAAAACAGTGGCATTGTTGGCTGAAAATACATTTTGAttggaatatcagtttcagaCATTTTTTCTcgacagtgtcgatatctgtCGATATCTGATAGATATCGACactgtagatatttgtagatatctgtatatatctacaatatttgtcgatatcgacaaatatctacaaatatcgataacacatatctacagatatctacaatatttgtcgatatcgacaaatatctacagatatctacaacacatatctacagatatctacatataatatatatctacaatatttgtcgatatcgacaaatatctacagatatctacaaatatctacaatATCTACACTATCGGGGAAAAAtctgaaactgatattccaaccaaaatgcattttcagataacaatgccactgtttttggggttcgcacaaccaggaaaaacatgaaaaaggaagagaaacaatatatattgggaCGAGATTGCCGAAAAAAGGGtcgccttcttcctcctcttccgttCGTCGTTcgccttcttctcctcctcttcctatcgccGCCATTCGCTTCTCCTTCTTTCTCCTCGTCGTTcgcttctcctcctcttcctatcgccGCCTTTCGCTTCTCCACCTCTTTGAGTGTCCCGCCGTCGCTTCTCGTTCTAcctcctcttcctatcgcaGCGTTTGATACGTTAGAGAGATGAAGTTCTGTTTAGGAATGATGAGGGCAAACTTGGAAATTACTTGTTGAAATATGTTAGTTTTGGTTAATTTTTTAAAaggagctagaaatgtaaactacTTCTCCCTTAAATAATGGGTggatataaaaacaaaaacaaattaattaagTTATTAGATATTTGAATGAATGTTATAGattatttcaaatttcaataGTCCAAACACAAATTAAATAATGGACCCAAACTTCCAACTGCTTGAGATTGAGAAGATGACACCATCAAAAACCATTCAACCAATGTTATGGTAGACCGTGTATGGTTGGGGGGAGATCTCGTGGCTAGCTCCACAGCCACCGCCGCCGCATAGGAATTGCTGCCAACGTCCGCTATGGCATATTGGTAATTCTGCGATGCCCAAATGCCCATTTTCATACACTAATTTTTGAATGTTAAGCAGAGAAAGAAAGTATGGAGTGTCCCTCGTGACGCCTTTATTTCTTCGTCTCAGTCCATAGTGTTGATTCCCGTTTCTTTGAACCCGATAAAGCAAAATTACAAAAGCAGTCGCTTTTACACTTGAACAATGGAGACGAGAACTTCATTACTTTTATTGAAAAAGATCACTCTTTTTTAAACCTCTATGTGCTGCCCCAACAGAAGGGATTTACTTTTCTTCAAAATTCGTAATTTGTCTCAGTCTCTGAAATTCAGAATCCTCTGATTCCTTTTTtccctttaccattaaaaatTCATATTCCTTTCCTTTGTGTTTCCTTCAAAGGCTATACGGTCTGAATTCATTTGGTTTCTATTTTACTTGTATACTTTCTTGATAATATTCTAGTATTTCTTTGTGAATTTTGTTTTATAATTGGTCAATTTCAAATTACTTAGCATTTATTTCGAAAGCTTTTTCTCCTTTCTTTCCcgcttcttcttttcctttttgtcATGGGATTTTCAAGGTCCCATTTAGAAGACCGGTGCTTTGTTAGTTCAAACTTTGGTGCTATATGTAATGAGTAGAATTATGTCTAGTTACAGAAACTGTTCATCACGAATTGGGAGAGATCTGAGGAGGTGATTCTGATATGGGAGGAGTTGGCAAAGTGGAAGTTATCAATAGCAAAGGTTGTTCAAGACTTTTTCTGGGTTTATCATCTTCAATTCCTTCTTTTAGAGGTTTACAATCCTTTGATCCAATGTCTCCGGCCACATCCTCTATTGGGTCTGAGCAGCTGACCGTCCGATCAACCGGCCCTTTTGCTGGTCTTGTTATATGTGTTACAGGTCTATCTAAAGGTATGTGCTTTACCCTTACTGCAGTAAGCAGATTTAGATGTTGATGTTGAGGAAGAAAAGTTTTGATTTTGTTGGAATCTTCTCCTTTAAATCTGGTAGACTATTATGTCCTTTTCCTTTGTTTATTAGATACAGGACTTCTTAATTGTATAAAGTCATGAATTTTAAGATTCTCTCTTGTTTTCTTGGAAGTATGTGGATGTCCTTTAGTATTTTGTCCACTATTATGGTACAAGTAATAATAGTTCCTTTAGGTTTGATAGAGTATGGAGCTGACTGGCTGTGATGGGATTTGattcttgtcctttttattCTCTTTCTCTTACTTTTATTCAAAAATACTTCTTTGTGTTAGTATTCTTCAGTACAACTTAATTGATTTCTTGTTTGGTTAgcttaatttgataattatgttTTCACACCTTATGCAGAAGCAAGGAAGCAAGTAATGGAAGCCACAGAGAGATTAGGTGGTCAATACAGTCCTCATTTGCATCCTCAGTGCACCCATTTGGTAGTCCAGatatcctttttttttcccGGCTGAATATATGTTCCATTATTTTGTGAATTTAATACAGAAATGATGTTTTCTGTCTCCTTGATTGCTATGAATGGAGTAATGAAATGGATACATGAGGGGATTTTTTTGGAATATTCTGTGGTTGGATTAGAAAAGCCAATTTATCAAGTTCCAGTTTTTTCATTTCATCCCTGAGTATGTGATGCTTGAGAATGAGAAATCATTTTTTAGGCCATTTAACAAGTGCTTTATTTTACCAGTACAATCTCTCGTGATTCCCTGACACTGATCACAGCTTTGGTGGACGCAAGTTTGAGCATGCCTTGAAGCATGGATCAAAAAATGGTCTTTTTGTTGTTACACTAGGATGGTTTGTGGACAGTGTCCGAAGGAACGGTATGTGTTAGCTACttcatttttctttcatttaacTAGCACGCTTAAGCTATCTATACTCAGCTTGTTGAACAATCAATATTTATATTGGGAAGTAATAAagctaaataaaaattaaggtgAAACTTCACTCAGTATCTGAAATCTGTTTGCTTTTACTTATTGCAGTGAGGTTGAGTGAATCACTCTACAGTGTAAAGACTGTTGGAGGAAATGATGTGAAATTAGATGACCTAAATCGACTTGTTGGTTTTAGTGGTACTGAAAATTCATGTCTTCCTGTTGGTATTAATGATGCCAAGCAATTTGACGTTGCTGAAGGACTGCATAAACGATTGTCTGGAAGAAGCTCTAATAGAAGTATTGATTCAACCCTTTCTGGTAGCTCCATATACATTGATTCAGACATCTCAGATGAACTGCGAAATAAGGTTACTAAAATTTCTATTAGTCAAATTAATTGTTTGTTTTACTTTGAGCAACTCGTGAGATGCTTGATATGGTTCGTAGGTTTATGAGGCAGCTTTCAAAGAGGGCGCCACGTTTGTAGATCGATGGTTTGTTGGCTGCAATGCAAGTCACGTAGTGTGTGAAGGGGGTTCTGTAAAGAGATATTTTGGCCACTCTAATAACCTTGTTACTGTGAGTATTTCTGTATCGCATTCTATTGCTCAATCTTAAACCAATGAATTGAATacttttccatttccattttcattttcttcCCGAATTGCTTATATAGTTTGATTTAATATTCTATTTCTCACAATGTATTTTGTGGTTGTATGTTTCTTGTACAATGAATTGATGGCACCATCTGCATTTTGAAATAAGTCACTTGTATCATTAATTGGTTAAAAAGTGACTCACTATTATTTCTTTCTCAATCAAGTTCTTTTGGCATATGATGTATCTCAGCCATTTTGGGTTCTAAAAACAGCCAAGGAAAAGCATATCCAGAGGCTTGTTCATGTATCTGCTGATTTAGCAAGGCAGGTCGTGATGATGCTTGAAAATATGCAAAATGGCTTGGCAGGACAGGTACAATTGCAATTTGTTCACTCACTTGATGTTTTTGGTTCGAATCAGAATCACTGCAAGTGGATGTTTACCATCTTTAATTTTGATGTTTCTTTTAGGAAACAAATGGGGGAAGTAATCCTCAAGAAATTATTCAGAGTTTGCAAAGTAAAGTAAGCTATGAAGATAGGCAACGGATTGTAAACTTAGCTAAAAATGAAGTTAGAAGTCGTCGTGGCCGTCGAATGCAGGTTAGTAATCATATTCATTCATGTGCTGTTTGTTTCTTTTAATCCTATATATGttgattatttttgttttatgatGACttctatatataattgtttATCCTGTCCATATTTGGTTTTCTGGTTAGGTTTCGGTATTAAATTTTAGTTAGTTTCACTGTAAAACCTATCTGATTGCATTTGAATATGTTTTAGCTTACTCAACAAGAGTTAGGTAACTGGTAAAAAGGGCTTGCTTTCATAGAAATGTCTTTGATCAACAATTAGGGAAATTTTTAAAGGGTGATTAGAGCTGTTGTCTTACTAATTTAAAAGTCTTCAAGGGGCAACTACCTGGACCCTTCATTAATATTACACGAATGGGTGGGTGTGATTTTCGGTGCTGTGGGAAAGTTTTCAACTCATGATTATATTTTGCATTAGTAGTCCTTTTGACATATAAtctgctgagtgattgttagcAGTGCGTGCAGGCGATAATTTGCAAGTTCGACTGTTCTTTAAGTATTCTGTGTTCGGCATTGACATTGAATTACTGCATTACATATTATGGTGATATATTAATGGCATTTGAATTCTGTGGGTTCTTACAGACATGCCAAACCCCGATTCGTCCAATAACCCCAAGCAGCCTTCTGGATTCAATCTGCTGGTCAATATCCGAGGCAACTACAACTGCTTCTCTTTACACAGATTCGTTAAGTGGAGGAGATGTTAGTGGATATCAGACACCTTTGTTCTTTGATACGAACGAGGATACCAAGGATGATTCTGAGGCTTCCTTTATGAACCTAACACGGCCTCTAACAGAAAGGTTCTCTCCCTCTCTATATTTTTCTCTTAGTCTACTAGGAATTGAATTGTTAAACTAAATTGTTTCCTGTATGTATGTGCCTTGCAGTGAGAAAGCTGAGTTGATATTTAAGAATCACTTTTTAACCATACTCTTTCCTGTTGACCGATTCTCGGAAATGGGCCCTTCTTCAAGAACATTTTTCAGTCAAAATGGTTTCACATGTTTGCAGGTCTTGGATCATATATATGCATATTATCAGGTATTCGCTTCCTTACTTCTATATATGCGACAATACATATACATGATGAGTTGTATATCTTGTTTGCTTGAGTCATGAGTGCGGAAATTATGACACCTTTTGCAGGAGAATATGTCAGCGTCTGAAATAGAAGGTGCAATTCACACAGATTCAAGGCATGCAGACAGGCTTCGATCTGTCTACTCCAGTAAAGAAACAGCCGATGTTGGTTATGCGATATTCAAACGAATAGACTTCTTAGGTAGCCGGAGGAGTTTCGAGATGTTGAAGCGTGTTACGGGAGATAACAACAGTAACGTGTATGAACTCTTGCTTAGAGCGTAACATAATCTTATGAACTAGATGTGTACAGTGTTTGTAACAAACAAATCAGAGAATGATCTAATCCAGAGTTTTCTTATACTAGAGTGTGCATCAACAACAGTTTTTTTGAATGGAAGTGACTGTATATTAGTTTGTAAGTTTACTTCCATTCATTCATTCAGTGTCTGTTCGATcatatatttatagtataatgAATGATTTATTTCATTCCATCAATTTTACAAGAAAAGATAAAGTCAATATTATTTCATCAAGAAAATAGCAATTAAGAAGTAGCAGGTATGCAGATTGCTGCAATATTCATAAAGAAAATGACATGCCTTTGAAGACAGACAATTTGATTGTATAAATATGACTCCTGATTCATGAATTTCTAAACTAAAACCTATACAAAACATAGGAGCACCAAAGTCTGCTCCCACAGGGCTCTGTCCCTATCCAGGCCTAAAACAGCAGAAATGCAAAAGTTTGAGTTACAACCATTTTAGTTCAGTTGCTTACTGAACCTAGATTGCTGAGCAATCTAGATTTATCACTGCCAAAGAATGTTCTAAAATCTAGAATTTTAGATGAAAAAGTTGCTAAAAGCCGGGTTTTTTCGATGAAAATCAAAAATTTTAGCTTGGACTACCTAAGTTAATGGACCACTCTTATGAGCAAATCGCACTCCCGCGGAGTCAAATAAGGAGCGCGGCTTCGACCACTAGACGGACTGCAGACCAAGAGGGATAAGGAATACCAATTGTCCCGGATACGATTGAACCACTTCGACAGCTTATTTTGAAGGCGGCTTGGAGAGAACTCCTTGGTAATCAAAACCCAAAGATCTATGAACTAGTCCATGTTTGACTAGCCAAGCAGACAAAGGACCCTGcatcttttttctctctcccggatttttatttgtataatataAGTATTTATCATTCACGATGAAATTCTTGAAGATTgacttgcctttttcttttttgttattCTGTAGAAATGTATCCTCCCTCTAGTTTACTAATTCGAGGGAGGATACTGActttttatatttgaaaaatgTTTCAGGAGGGATCTTTGAAGTAGACGGCGTTTGATAGAGGAATCCTTGATCATAATTTCCAGTATGAGTAGTGCGTTCAATATTAAACTTGTGATTGGTAGTAAAACACCGATTCCCCGGTTGAGACCTAATTCGATCCTCATAAATTTCTCGAGATATTTTTTTACGAAGTTTTGTTATAGCATCTATAACCGCTTCTGGTTTCGGTGGACAGCCTGGCAAATAGACATCTACAGGAATTAACTTATCAACTCCCCGAACAGTACTATAAGAATCGGTACTGAACATCCCTCCTGTAATTGTACATGCCCCCATCGCAATAACATATTTTGGTTCAGGCATTTGTTCATATAATCTTACTAAAGAAGGAGCCATTTTCATGGTTACCGTGCCGGCTGTTAAAATTAAGTCCGCTTGTCTAGGACTAGATCTTGGTACTAGTCCATAACGATCAAAGTCGAATCGTGAGCCTATTAATGAAGCAAATTCAATGAAGCAACAACTGGTACCATAGAGAAGTGGCCATAAACTGGAAAGTCTTGACCAATTTGAAAGATCATTTGATGTAGTTGAAATAACGGAAATTTGAGTTGTTCGTTCTACATCCTAGGTCTTCCCGTTCCTTCATCTGGCTTATGTTCTTCATGTAGCATTCAGACCGAATGACTCTATGAAATTACGTCGATACTTCCACATATTAGGGGTAACGTAGGAGACATTTCTATTTTTCCCCCAGGGAATCTTTAGAATTACCACTGCTTAGCTTTCAATTCGCCTCTGACCATCAAATGAAATGTGAATAACCCGTCCTCCTCTCTTTGAAACAAGGGGCCCTTCTGGTTCTGTCGGTGCTTGAAACAATTTTGTCTTCTCCATATTACTATATCTCTAGAGTCAATAATTTTCTATGAGGAACTACTGAACTCAATCACTTGCTGCCGTTACTCTTCAGTTTTCTGTTGAGGTCTATCCTGTAGAGGTACTCAAATTGGATCAGTGATCGATTTCTAGGTTTCGTCGTAACCTAATTGGTTACTTCCAATTACGTAAATCAATAGTTCAAACCGCACTCAAAGGTAGGGCATTTCCCATTTTTATAGGAACTTCTGTACCAGAAATAATGGTATCTCCAATTATAGCCCCTCTGGGATGTAAAATATATCTCTTCTCACCATCCCCATAGTGTATGAGACAAATGTATGCATTTCGATTAGGGTCGTATTCTATGGTTACGATTCTACCATATATGTCTTTTTCATTCCGTCGAAAATCGATTTTACGGTATAGACGCTTATGACCTCCCCCTCTATGCCTTGCGGTAATTATTCCTCTGGCATTACGGCCTTTACCACAACGATGCTGTCCATAGATCAAATTATTTCGTGTATTGGATTTCACTTGACTGTCTACGGCTCCATTGCGTGTGCTCGGGGTAGAAGTTTTGTATAAATGTATCGCCATGCTATTAAGTATTTTGATTTAAGTTCTTTTCTTTCTAAGAGGTGGAATAGAATAACCCGGTTGAAGCGTAATGATCATACGTCTGTAATGCATTGTATGTCCCATAATAGGTCTCATTCTTCTACCCTTTCCCGGGAGTCgatggctattcatagctatTACCTTGACACCAAAGAAGAGTTCGACCCAATGCTTTATTTCTGTCCTAGTTGATCCTGATTCGACATTAAAAGTATATTGATTTTTCCCCAATAACCGAATACTTTTGTCTGTAAATACTGCATATTTGATTCCATCCATAAATCTATTTTCTTCCCTATGAATTCTAGTCTCAATAAGAATGCTAGTTCTTACTGTTCATATGTTATGATATGAATATACCACAGCAATTCGTTATGTATGGATGATGAGATTCCATTGATACAGAGCCAATTCCAATAGACTTATTGGAGGGTCCCATTGGCGTGCATCCAGTAGGAATTGAACAAGACCGCTACCTTCTTAATATTAAGACGTAGCTCACGCTACTCCCTTGCAGCACTCACATAACTGAGCTTAGCGTAAGAAACCGTTTGGGACTCCCTTGTCTTCTCAGGAACTGGTACCTGCCGATACACAAGGAAAGAGCCTCTCTTAAAATGAAAGAGCTCTTTATGTCCAATTCCCCGGGTTTAGCGACTCGAGAGTACATCTATTTTGAGCTTGCACGAGTATCGCCAAATAAAAGAACCACAGGTGTTCCCGGGTCTCTCCCTTCAAATCTAGTGAGCAAGAGCTGAATCATATTCCCCAGAGCAGAGGGAAGAGAAGGCGAGACTAGTGAATCCCGTACACCGGTGGGCTAAGAAAGATCCTATTCTATTCAATAAGTATTTAAACTAGTTGCCCTGTAGCTAAATAAATAAGCTTGAGTGTGGGAGCTAGTTGGGAGGGAAGTTGTCTTGATCGATCCAACAAGGCCAAGTGAATTCCTTAGCTGTGGAGGATCCTCTCTTAGTGTGCCAAGCCTGAATAGATGGTCCTCTTAACTAACTAAGTCTGCTGAAAATTGTCTTGGATTCGTATGGGATAAAACGAACGGAATACTTGGAGTGAGAACTTTGGACCTGAATATTCTGAAGAAGACCAAGGCCCACCTTCTTCTCTTAATGCAGGCAAGGCATATCTCGTAAGAGCAAGTTGAAGCTACTTAGCATGGGACACATCAACTAAAGTGGCTTTTGAACGAGTGATGAAAAGCAGCTCTTCCCCACAAGAAAAGTAAGGAGAGTGAAAGACAAGAATACCCCCTTTTCGTGGGTCTTTAGGAAGGGGGATATATTCACTATTCATATGCCTCTCGAAATGCCGGACATCAgatatgaattttttatttaggaaCTTCACTGAAAGCTGGGGACAAATGCCACAGAAGTCAGACCGTAAAGAGCTCTTGTCGGCGTAACCATTGAAGAAGAATCCGCAGTGTGCTGCTAGGTTGTTTACAAATGTCCAAATGGTGAGTGAATAGCCGGTGAATGAAATTGAATCAGAATAGAATCTCCTGTTTGAGAATAAGCTGCTGGTGGAAAGAGGAATTTCACAATGTGCTATCGAATTCGCTTCATCGAATAGTTTGGCTCTTTGATAGAAGGAGGGAATGGAAGAATTGGACAAATAAATACTGTTTGCGACGAATATAGTGCAAGTCTTTTGGGTGGGGGATTTCCGCTCTTAGGGGAATATCCCCTCTTTGACACATCTATTAGACCGTGGGGCACGAACACGAAGGGCCCTCTATTGGGTTGTACTATTAAACCAAAATTGGGGCTATCCGCTAAGAATTACGGTAGAGCGGTTTATGAATGTCTTCGCGGTGGACTTGATTT comes from Euphorbia lathyris chromosome 8, ddEupLath1.1, whole genome shotgun sequence and encodes:
- the LOC136203368 gene encoding uncharacterized protein, yielding MGGVGKVEVINSKGCSRLFLGLSSSIPSFRGLQSFDPMSPATSSIGSEQLTVRSTGPFAGLVICVTGLSKEARKQVMEATERLGGQYSPHLHPQCTHLVVQSFGGRKFEHALKHGSKNGLFVVTLGWFVDSVRRNVRLSESLYSVKTVGGNDVKLDDLNRLVGFSGTENSCLPVGINDAKQFDVAEGLHKRLSGRSSNRSIDSTLSGSSIYIDSDISDELRNKVYEAAFKEGATFVDRWFVGCNASHVVCEGGSVKRYFGHSNNLVTPFWVLKTAKEKHIQRLVHVSADLARQVVMMLENMQNGLAGQETNGGSNPQEIIQSLQSKVSYEDRQRIVNLAKNEVRSRRGRRMQTCQTPIRPITPSSLLDSICWSISEATTTASLYTDSLSGGDVSGYQTPLFFDTNEDTKDDSEASFMNLTRPLTESEKAELIFKNHFLTILFPVDRFSEMGPSSRTFFSQNGFTCLQVLDHIYAYYQENMSASEIEGAIHTDSRHADRLRSVYSSKETADVGYAIFKRIDFLGSRRSFEMLKRVTGDNNSNVYELLLRA
- the LOC136203914 gene encoding NAD(P)H-quinone oxidoreductase subunit K, chloroplastic-like yields the protein MAIHLYKTSTPSTRNGAVDSQVKSNTRNNLIYGQHRCGKGRNARGIITARHRGGGHKRLYRKIDFRRNEKDIYGRIVTIEYDPNRNAYICLIHYGDGEKRYILHPRGAIIGDTIISGTEVPIKMGNALPLSADVERTTQISVISTTSNDLSNWSRLSSLWPLLYGTSCCFIEFASLIGSRFDFDRYGLVPRSSPRQADLILTAGTVTMKMAPSLVRLYEQMPEPKYVIAMGACTITGGMFSTDSYSTVRGVDKLIPVDVYLPGCPPKPEAVIDAITKLRKKISREIYEDRIRSQPGNRCFTTNHKFNIERTTHTGNYDQGFLYQTPSTSKIPPETFFKYKKSVSSLELVN